The DNA window TATGTACAAGATGACCACATAGGTGACACTTTTGAGATTTCAATGGGCGTGCGATAACCCAACGCTTGATGAGGTCTGTGAAAGTTGTATTCAATCAGCCATTCCGTAAGGTTTTTGTTAAATAAATCCGTATTTGAAGTAAA is part of the Patescibacteria group bacterium genome and encodes:
- a CDS encoding integrase core domain-containing protein, translated to FTSNTDLFNKNLTEWLIEYNFHRPHQALGYRTPIEISKVSPMWSSCT